The following are encoded in a window of Thermostichus vulcanus str. 'Rupite' genomic DNA:
- a CDS encoding DUF751 family protein, producing MPQPQPPRKLEDQFVENVSRYPTYFVTVLLGGIWAGVQPFVNLYRKSPTAGAMVTLGCLLLLLFVYFTLRGMTGETFLPGWMLRWSSGGLS from the coding sequence ATGCCGCAACCGCAGCCTCCCCGCAAACTGGAAGATCAATTTGTGGAGAATGTCTCCCGTTATCCCACCTACTTTGTCACGGTCTTGCTGGGAGGGATCTGGGCTGGTGTACAGCCGTTCGTGAATCTGTATCGCAAAAGCCCGACGGCAGGGGCTATGGTGACCCTGGGCTGCCTTTTGCTGCTACTGTTTGTCTATTTCACCTTGCGGGGCATGACGGGAGAGACCTTTCTGCCAGGATGGATGTTGCGTTGGAGCTCAGGGGGTCTCTCGTGA
- a CDS encoding PCP reductase family protein, with translation MSEAVQWTPEAEARLKEIPFFVRPAARKKIEKFAQESGIQQITVEIYEQAKQKFGS, from the coding sequence GTGAGCGAAGCCGTGCAATGGACTCCGGAAGCAGAAGCTCGCCTCAAGGAGATCCCTTTTTTTGTGCGCCCTGCCGCCCGTAAGAAGATCGAAAAATTTGCCCAAGAATCTGGGATCCAGCAAATCACCGTGGAAATCTACGAACAGGCCAAGCAGAAATTTGGCTCTTGA
- a CDS encoding site-2 protease family protein encodes MADWILLALVGSVTYLLLQKSVARLSKVPWRILWLVMMMPPLVWVLGRQVFQYEMPPLVMLVLFLTSYFTSMTLVRRGRLRPPTAGPKPEVENPSPDAETEPDPDPEEETPTEPIEDSLSLTQPVALAHTPISEVPREKLSNCFPWNVFYLQNVEYRPQAIICRGNLRADPSEAYERVQQNVENTFGNRFLLVLQEGFAGKPFFALVPNPAARRSLTANGDLPILAMGLLLFTFWTTLSAGAQAAGVSADQLLHLPSLMKGLPYALAILAILGSHEWTRYWVARRHNIKTSLPYFIPVPFVLGTFGAFIQLKEPVPNRKVLFDIGISGPLAGSIVALGMLLLGLFFSEPQAAPAVPEGQPTPISFHQIDPRLSVLLGILSRMVLWDQLQPGQVIDLHPLAFAGWLGLVVIAFNLMPVGQLDGGHIVHAVYGQQMGANVGRVARWLVLLLALTVQPWLLLWALLLFVISSADEPALNDVTELDEGRDLLGLGMLTLLVLILLPVPPFLQTWLGLA; translated from the coding sequence ATGGCAGATTGGATCCTCTTGGCACTGGTGGGTTCTGTAACCTACCTGCTGCTCCAAAAAAGTGTGGCCCGCCTCTCGAAGGTGCCGTGGCGGATCCTGTGGCTGGTGATGATGATGCCGCCCTTGGTGTGGGTGTTGGGGCGACAAGTCTTCCAGTACGAGATGCCGCCTTTGGTGATGCTGGTGTTATTTCTCACCTCTTATTTCACCAGCATGACCCTGGTGCGGCGGGGACGCCTTCGACCCCCAACAGCCGGCCCTAAGCCAGAAGTGGAGAATCCTTCCCCAGATGCCGAGACCGAACCGGATCCAGACCCCGAAGAAGAGACCCCTACCGAGCCGATTGAGGACTCCCTCTCGCTGACACAACCGGTTGCCTTGGCTCATACCCCAATTTCGGAGGTTCCCCGCGAGAAACTGAGCAACTGTTTTCCTTGGAATGTTTTTTATCTGCAAAACGTGGAGTACCGTCCGCAGGCGATTATCTGTCGGGGCAATTTGCGAGCGGATCCCAGCGAAGCCTACGAGCGGGTGCAGCAGAATGTAGAAAACACCTTTGGCAATCGCTTTTTGCTGGTATTGCAGGAGGGGTTTGCCGGTAAGCCCTTTTTTGCTTTGGTGCCCAATCCAGCGGCGCGGCGCTCTTTGACAGCCAATGGGGATCTGCCGATTTTGGCGATGGGGCTGCTGCTGTTCACCTTCTGGACCACCCTCAGTGCCGGGGCGCAGGCGGCGGGGGTCAGTGCTGACCAACTGTTGCATCTGCCCTCTCTGATGAAGGGGTTACCCTATGCCCTGGCGATTCTGGCCATTTTGGGATCCCATGAGTGGACTCGCTACTGGGTGGCCCGCCGCCACAACATCAAAACCTCACTGCCCTATTTCATCCCGGTGCCCTTTGTGTTGGGAACCTTTGGGGCGTTTATCCAGTTGAAAGAGCCGGTACCCAATCGCAAGGTGCTGTTTGATATCGGCATTTCTGGACCACTGGCGGGCAGTATCGTCGCCTTGGGAATGTTGCTGTTGGGCTTGTTTTTTTCAGAGCCTCAGGCGGCCCCTGCTGTGCCAGAAGGGCAACCAACCCCGATTAGTTTTCATCAAATTGATCCGCGCTTGTCGGTGCTGCTCGGGATCCTCTCCCGCATGGTGCTCTGGGATCAGTTGCAGCCGGGGCAGGTGATTGATTTGCATCCGCTGGCCTTTGCCGGATGGTTGGGGTTGGTGGTGATTGCTTTTAACTTGATGCCAGTGGGCCAATTGGATGGCGGGCACATTGTGCATGCGGTCTATGGGCAGCAGATGGGGGCAAATGTGGGTCGGGTGGCCCGTTGGTTGGTGTTGCTGTTGGCTTTGACGGTGCAGCCTTGGCTGTTGTTGTGGGCCCTGTTGCTGTTTGTGATTTCCAGTGCCGATGAGCCTGCCCTCAACGATGTAACGGAACTGGACGAGGGGCGGGATCTACTGGGGTTGGGGATGCTGACTTTGCTGGTGTTAATCCTGTTGCCGGTGCCGCCTTTTTTACAAACTTGGCTTGGCTTGGCCTAG
- a CDS encoding aspartate kinase, whose translation MKPSLIVQKYGGTSVGSIERIRAVAKRVAHTVEQGHRVVVVVSAMGDETDRLVQLAEQLLAGSPTTPSQQREWDMLLSTGEQVSIALLALALQQLGYTALSMTAAQVGIFTTRDHMRARILEIHTERLQHHLERGEVVVVAGFQGITSPTELEITTLGRGGSDTTAVALAVALQAQLCEIYTDVPGVFTTDPRKVPEARLLPEITSAEMLELASLGAQVLHPRSVEIARNYGVKLRVRSSLLPFQGEEANLGTFIVSPPAPPGIPRGGLEMGLAVDTVEVDRDQAKLVLVGVPDRPGIAAQLFQGIAAAGVNVDLILQSLQFSPEDASLSTQPTNDIAFTVSRSQVREAAAVAQRIGQELGCEAVMVDEAVAKVSIAGVGMIGRPGIAAQMFQVLAKAGINLQMISMSEMKVSCVVAAERAGDAALALGESFQVIPRLHRPQPFPRDPLQPAARHPVRGIALDLKQSRLGIRKVPDRPGTAAHLFGQLAAAGVIVDTIIQSQRGYHNGIPSNDIAFTVPQDQAGAAEAVCQQVARDLQAAGVDIDHEIAKVSIVGAEMEAHPGVAAHLFATLAAAGINIEMIATSEIKVSCVVRREQGLLALRTIHRAFELDKP comes from the coding sequence ATGAAGCCCAGCCTAATTGTCCAGAAATACGGTGGAACGTCTGTCGGCTCCATCGAACGGATTCGGGCGGTAGCCAAGCGGGTAGCCCATACGGTGGAACAGGGACATCGGGTGGTGGTGGTGGTCTCGGCGATGGGGGATGAAACCGACCGCCTGGTGCAGTTGGCGGAGCAACTCTTAGCGGGATCCCCAACCACCCCCAGCCAGCAGCGGGAATGGGATATGCTCCTGTCCACTGGCGAACAGGTGAGCATTGCCCTTCTGGCCCTAGCCCTACAACAACTGGGGTATACCGCCCTTTCCATGACAGCAGCGCAGGTGGGCATTTTTACCACGCGGGATCACATGCGGGCCCGCATTTTGGAGATCCACACCGAGCGCCTCCAGCATCATTTGGAACGGGGGGAGGTGGTGGTGGTGGCCGGGTTTCAGGGCATTACCAGCCCGACGGAGCTGGAGATTACCACCTTAGGTCGAGGGGGATCCGATACCACGGCGGTAGCCTTGGCAGTGGCATTACAAGCGCAGCTGTGCGAGATCTACACGGATGTGCCCGGCGTTTTTACCACCGACCCGCGCAAGGTGCCAGAAGCCAGGCTGCTGCCGGAGATCACCAGTGCCGAAATGCTGGAGTTGGCCAGTTTGGGGGCGCAGGTGTTGCATCCCCGCTCGGTGGAGATCGCCCGCAACTATGGAGTGAAGCTGCGGGTGCGTTCCAGTTTGCTGCCCTTCCAGGGGGAGGAGGCAAACCTGGGCACGTTCATTGTGTCTCCCCCTGCTCCGCCGGGTATCCCTAGGGGGGGATTAGAGATGGGCTTGGCAGTAGATACCGTCGAGGTGGACCGGGATCAGGCCAAGTTGGTGCTGGTGGGGGTACCGGATCGGCCCGGGATTGCTGCTCAGCTTTTCCAAGGCATTGCAGCAGCAGGGGTGAATGTGGATTTGATTTTGCAGTCGCTACAATTTAGCCCGGAAGATGCATCGCTCTCCACTCAACCCACCAATGACATTGCCTTCACCGTCAGCCGCTCTCAGGTTAGGGAGGCAGCAGCAGTGGCCCAACGCATCGGCCAAGAGCTGGGGTGTGAGGCGGTCATGGTGGATGAGGCGGTGGCCAAAGTCAGCATTGCTGGAGTGGGGATGATTGGGCGACCAGGGATCGCCGCCCAGATGTTTCAGGTGCTGGCGAAGGCGGGGATCAACCTGCAGATGATTTCGATGTCGGAGATGAAAGTAAGCTGTGTGGTAGCTGCTGAGCGAGCCGGTGATGCCGCCTTGGCGCTGGGGGAATCGTTTCAGGTGATCCCCCGTTTACATCGGCCTCAACCTTTCCCTAGGGATCCGCTCCAACCAGCGGCCCGCCACCCTGTACGGGGTATCGCTCTGGATCTAAAGCAATCCCGCCTAGGCATTCGTAAGGTACCGGATCGACCGGGAACGGCTGCCCATTTGTTCGGACAGTTGGCTGCCGCCGGAGTGATTGTCGATACGATCATCCAAAGCCAGCGGGGCTACCACAACGGGATCCCGAGCAACGACATTGCCTTCACGGTGCCCCAGGATCAGGCGGGGGCAGCGGAAGCGGTGTGTCAGCAGGTGGCCCGAGACCTGCAGGCGGCGGGAGTCGATATCGATCACGAGATTGCCAAGGTCAGCATTGTCGGGGCGGAAATGGAAGCCCATCCGGGGGTGGCCGCCCATCTGTTTGCCACCCTGGCGGCAGCCGGGATCAACATCGAGATGATCGCCACCTCTGAAATTAAGGTGAGCTGTGTGGTGCGCCGTGAGCAGGGTCTCCTCGCCTTACGAACGATTCACCGCGCCTTCGAGCTGGATAAACCCTAG
- a CDS encoding phytoene desaturase family protein: protein MELFDYVVLGAGLGGLAAAACLSRQGARVAVLEKHYLPGGCCHTFDYGNYRFCADVHYISQCGPGQAIDQFLNYIGREVAFNSLDPDCIDRVITPEVDFAIPLGWENLRNRLLDRFPEEAAAINRYCDEIQRLHADIHQLNQEVRWYDPKWYDWLKLPKYFNLFQKRHWTLQDLYDRVGVSPKLQALLAGQSGDYALPPKEIALLTHTALVWDYSEGAYYPREHFKGFVDTIVDAIVQAGGTIRYSTPVEHIEAKSGVVEWVTAGGTHFVASKAYISDLDPKLTVDLMHGGSLSQAERQRLTNYEYSASAFNIYLGLDSRFNPARYGIGNWNIWYYPDGDLNRAYDQQLAGNLEHPWIFLSCPTVKSDEPGMAPPGHHVLEIATVCPYEPFKQLHDADPKAYKAKKREVYQAVMSSVRDLIPDVDRYIRMKVYGTPTTSEHFLGQPRGNIYGAKLVPKQVGLHRLGYETELPNLFLVGASAGYPSVPGVISNGMDVVELITDKRVRRSPVGISAGV from the coding sequence ATGGAACTGTTTGACTATGTGGTGTTGGGTGCTGGATTGGGGGGATTGGCAGCAGCGGCTTGCCTGAGCCGTCAGGGAGCCCGCGTGGCAGTGCTGGAGAAACACTATTTGCCCGGAGGCTGTTGCCATACCTTCGACTACGGGAACTACCGCTTTTGCGCGGATGTCCACTACATTTCCCAGTGTGGGCCGGGGCAGGCCATCGACCAGTTTCTCAACTACATTGGCCGCGAGGTTGCATTCAATTCACTGGATCCCGATTGCATTGATCGGGTAATCACCCCAGAGGTGGACTTTGCTATTCCCTTGGGTTGGGAGAACTTGCGTAACCGCCTGTTGGATCGATTCCCCGAAGAAGCAGCGGCAATCAACCGCTACTGTGATGAAATTCAGCGCCTACACGCAGACATTCACCAGCTCAACCAAGAGGTGCGCTGGTACGACCCCAAATGGTACGACTGGTTGAAACTGCCTAAGTATTTCAACCTGTTCCAGAAACGGCACTGGACACTTCAGGATCTCTACGATCGGGTCGGTGTTTCGCCAAAGCTGCAAGCACTTCTGGCCGGGCAAAGCGGTGATTATGCCCTGCCCCCAAAAGAGATCGCCCTGCTCACCCACACTGCGCTGGTTTGGGATTACTCGGAAGGGGCCTATTATCCACGGGAACACTTCAAGGGCTTTGTGGACACGATTGTGGATGCGATTGTGCAGGCGGGAGGGACCATCCGCTATTCCACTCCGGTCGAACACATCGAAGCCAAAAGTGGCGTGGTGGAATGGGTAACGGCGGGGGGAACTCACTTTGTTGCCAGCAAAGCCTACATTAGCGATCTGGATCCAAAACTAACGGTAGACCTGATGCACGGGGGATCCCTGAGCCAAGCGGAGCGACAGCGCCTCACCAACTACGAGTATTCCGCCAGTGCCTTTAACATCTACCTGGGTCTGGATAGCCGCTTTAACCCGGCCCGCTATGGCATCGGTAACTGGAACATTTGGTACTATCCCGACGGGGATCTGAACCGCGCCTACGACCAACAACTGGCGGGCAACCTGGAGCACCCCTGGATTTTCCTTTCTTGCCCAACCGTAAAATCCGACGAACCGGGTATGGCTCCTCCTGGACATCATGTGTTGGAAATTGCTACCGTCTGTCCCTACGAACCCTTTAAGCAACTGCACGACGCGGATCCCAAAGCCTACAAAGCCAAAAAACGGGAGGTTTACCAGGCGGTGATGAGCAGCGTGCGGGATCTGATCCCGGATGTGGATCGGTATATCCGCATGAAAGTGTACGGTACCCCCACTACCAGCGAGCATTTCCTCGGCCAACCTCGAGGCAACATCTACGGCGCGAAGTTGGTGCCCAAGCAAGTGGGGCTACATCGCCTCGGCTATGAAACGGAACTGCCCAACCTCTTTTTGGTGGGGGCCAGTGCCGGGTATCCGAGTGTACCGGGGGTGATCAGCAACGGCATGGATGTGGTGGAGCTGATTACAGACAAGCGAGTGCGCCGTTCTCCGGTGGGTATTTCTGCGGGGGTGTAA
- the psbA gene encoding photosystem II q(b) protein, with protein sequence MSILIRRSPSMTRGWRWDGFCQWITSTENRLYIGWFGVLMIPTLLAAAICFVIAFIAAPPVDMDGIREPIIGSLMGGNNFISAAVVPTSAAIGLHFYPIWEAASLDEWLYNGGPYQLIVLHFLIGVWCYLGRLWELSYRLGMRPWIAVAFSAPAAAATAVLLVYPIGQGSFSEGLPLGIAGTFHFMLAFQADHNILMHPTSWLGVAGVFGGALLAAVHGSLVTSSLIRETSEMESANAGYRFGQQEVTYNFMAGHYGFLGRLWVPSLGFKNSRSVHFWMAALPTVGIWAAAIGIGLMSFNLNGLNFNQSILDSQGHFIGTYADVLNRANLGIQAMHSPNAHHFPLLLASEDLQSLG encoded by the coding sequence ATGAGCATTCTGATTCGTCGTTCACCCAGCATGACGAGGGGTTGGAGGTGGGATGGATTTTGTCAGTGGATTACCAGTACCGAAAACCGCCTTTACATCGGCTGGTTTGGGGTGCTGATGATCCCAACTTTATTGGCAGCTGCTATTTGTTTTGTCATTGCCTTTATTGCAGCCCCTCCTGTGGATATGGACGGGATCCGTGAACCGATAATTGGCTCATTGATGGGAGGAAACAACTTCATTTCTGCAGCGGTTGTCCCCACTTCAGCAGCCATTGGTTTGCATTTTTACCCGATTTGGGAAGCGGCTTCCTTGGATGAGTGGTTGTACAACGGCGGCCCCTATCAACTGATCGTGCTGCACTTTTTGATCGGGGTTTGGTGCTACCTGGGTCGGCTGTGGGAGCTGAGCTATCGGCTGGGAATGCGCCCCTGGATTGCAGTGGCCTTTTCGGCGCCGGCGGCGGCTGCCACAGCGGTGTTGTTGGTCTACCCCATTGGTCAGGGCAGTTTCTCAGAAGGCTTGCCCCTCGGCATTGCCGGCACCTTCCATTTCATGTTGGCCTTCCAGGCTGACCACAACATTTTGATGCATCCCACCAGTTGGCTGGGGGTAGCTGGGGTCTTTGGCGGAGCCTTGCTGGCTGCCGTGCACGGTTCTTTGGTCACCTCTAGCTTGATCCGAGAAACCAGCGAGATGGAATCGGCCAATGCCGGCTATCGCTTCGGCCAGCAGGAGGTGACCTACAACTTTATGGCCGGGCACTATGGCTTTTTGGGGCGGTTGTGGGTGCCCAGCCTCGGCTTCAAAAACAGTCGTTCCGTTCACTTTTGGATGGCGGCCCTGCCCACTGTCGGCATTTGGGCGGCAGCAATTGGGATCGGCCTGATGAGCTTTAACCTGAACGGGTTGAATTTCAACCAGTCGATTCTGGATAGTCAGGGGCATTTTATCGGTACCTATGCGGATGTGCTCAACCGCGCCAATTTGGGGATCCAGGCGATGCATTCCCCCAATGCCCATCATTTCCCGCTGTTGTTGGCGTCAGAGGATCTGCAATCTCTTGGTTAA
- a CDS encoding branched-chain amino acid transaminase produces the protein MPDFLPYAYFQGQIVPFAEAKISIATHALHYGTAAFGGLRGIPDPQNPDQILLFRLDRHCQRLSQSAHLLCFDLPADRIEQVIVALIQKNRPSSSFYIRPLVYTSDLGISPRLHNIEKDFFVYGLELGDYLSPEGVSCRISSWARQEDRSLPLRGKISGAYITSSLAKTEAVQAGYDEAILMNSQGKVSEASGMNIFIVRNGILITPGFDQDILEGITRDSILTLARDLGIPTQERPIDKSELFIADEVFLTGTAAKITPVRQIEQYQMPANRPITEQLRQKLAAITENRDPDYPHWVKVVRFDD, from the coding sequence ATGCCAGATTTTCTGCCCTACGCCTACTTTCAGGGCCAGATTGTCCCCTTTGCTGAGGCGAAGATCTCCATTGCCACCCATGCGTTGCATTACGGGACGGCGGCGTTTGGCGGCTTGCGCGGGATCCCGGATCCGCAAAACCCTGACCAAATTCTGTTGTTCCGGCTGGATCGCCATTGCCAACGACTGAGCCAAAGTGCCCATCTGCTCTGCTTTGATCTGCCTGCCGACCGGATTGAGCAGGTGATTGTGGCGCTGATCCAAAAAAATCGCCCCTCCTCCTCCTTCTACATCCGCCCTCTGGTATACACCTCAGATCTGGGTATTTCGCCCCGCCTGCACAACATCGAGAAAGACTTTTTCGTCTATGGCCTGGAACTGGGGGATTATCTCTCGCCGGAGGGGGTGAGTTGTCGCATCAGCTCTTGGGCCCGGCAAGAGGATCGCAGTCTGCCGTTGCGGGGCAAAATCAGCGGTGCTTACATTACTTCCTCTCTGGCCAAGACCGAGGCTGTCCAGGCGGGCTATGACGAAGCGATTTTGATGAACTCCCAGGGCAAAGTCAGCGAAGCCTCGGGCATGAATATTTTCATCGTGCGCAACGGCATTCTGATCACTCCCGGCTTTGACCAAGACATTTTGGAAGGGATCACCCGCGATAGCATCCTCACGCTGGCTCGTGACCTTGGCATCCCAACCCAAGAACGCCCCATCGACAAATCGGAACTGTTCATCGCCGACGAAGTCTTTTTAACGGGGACTGCTGCCAAAATCACCCCAGTTCGTCAAATTGAGCAATACCAAATGCCAGCTAACCGCCCCATCACTGAGCAGTTGCGACAAAAACTGGCGGCAATTACAGAAAATCGGGATCCCGACTATCCCCACTGGGTGAAGGTGGTTCGCTTCGATGATTAG
- the fabG gene encoding 3-oxoacyl-[acyl-carrier-protein] reductase, with amino-acid sequence MSELLPLPSLQDQVVIVTGASRGIGRAIALHLAALGAKVAINYARSGAEAESLLEEMAALGSPGIALSADVSQAESVEGLFAQVMERWGRVDVLVNNAGITRDTLLLRMKPEDWQAVLDLNLTGVFLCLKAAAKIMVKQRQGRIINITSVVGLVGNAGQANYSAAKAGVVGLTKSAARELASRNITVNAVAPGFIATQMTEKLDATPIVAQIPLGRMGSPAEVAGLVRFLAADPAAAYITGQVFNIDGGMVMH; translated from the coding sequence ATGTCTGAGCTTCTCCCTTTGCCCTCTCTGCAAGACCAAGTGGTGATCGTCACGGGAGCCAGTCGGGGGATTGGCCGAGCGATTGCCCTCCATTTGGCAGCGCTGGGGGCAAAAGTGGCGATTAACTATGCGCGTTCGGGTGCTGAGGCTGAGTCCTTGTTGGAGGAGATGGCAGCGCTGGGATCCCCAGGGATTGCCCTGTCCGCCGATGTTTCACAAGCGGAGTCCGTAGAGGGCCTTTTTGCTCAGGTCATGGAGCGCTGGGGCCGAGTGGATGTGCTGGTGAATAACGCCGGCATCACCCGTGACACGCTGCTGCTGCGCATGAAGCCGGAAGATTGGCAGGCGGTGCTGGATCTCAACCTGACGGGGGTTTTCCTCTGTTTGAAGGCAGCAGCCAAGATCATGGTGAAACAACGGCAAGGGCGCATCATCAACATCACCTCTGTGGTGGGGTTAGTGGGGAATGCGGGGCAAGCCAACTACAGCGCCGCCAAGGCAGGGGTGGTGGGTCTGACCAAATCTGCAGCCCGGGAACTGGCCAGCCGCAACATTACCGTCAATGCCGTTGCTCCGGGGTTTATCGCTACCCAAATGACGGAGAAACTGGATGCCACCCCGATCGTGGCGCAAATTCCCCTAGGCCGGATGGGATCCCCGGCGGAAGTGGCGGGGCTGGTGCGCTTTCTGGCCGCCGATCCAGCAGCAGCCTACATTACGGGGCAGGTGTTCAATATCGATGGCGGCATGGTGATGCACTGA
- a CDS encoding class I SAM-dependent methyltransferase: MTETLTPPLSVEPIDWFARWRDRVEAREAQNVRWQSPRMGDLGFWAVAAPRFARMTRNLPTTDPFVQAMRVRVQPDDVILDIGAGAGRYSLPIAPWVKQVIALDPSPEMLQQLQLIAAEQGSPNIQTLQGSWPEALADLPPVDGVICAHAFYWVREMEPYLQALKTATGRFCLMQIRTHQIDAFLDPLFLRLHGESRPPEPVFLDLYGALTQVGIWADVQIAKGSSRSYPEVEELTEFATALLCWRPELASVLSREEIHAYLEGILEYRDGRYWLNDQANQMAMVSWQKG, translated from the coding sequence ATGACTGAAACCCTGACCCCACCTCTCTCGGTTGAACCCATCGATTGGTTTGCCCGCTGGCGGGATCGGGTGGAAGCTCGGGAAGCGCAGAATGTGCGTTGGCAGAGTCCGCGCATGGGGGATTTGGGGTTTTGGGCTGTGGCTGCTCCCCGCTTTGCCCGGATGACCCGCAATTTGCCCACAACCGATCCCTTTGTGCAGGCGATGCGCGTTCGGGTACAACCGGATGACGTGATTTTGGATATTGGGGCTGGGGCAGGGCGATACAGCTTGCCGATTGCCCCTTGGGTCAAACAGGTGATTGCGTTGGATCCCTCGCCGGAAATGTTGCAGCAGTTACAGTTGATCGCTGCGGAGCAAGGGAGCCCCAACATTCAAACTCTACAGGGATCCTGGCCTGAGGCCCTGGCGGATCTACCGCCGGTGGATGGGGTGATCTGTGCCCATGCCTTTTACTGGGTCAGGGAGATGGAACCCTACCTGCAAGCCTTAAAAACAGCAACAGGCCGATTTTGTCTGATGCAGATTCGCACCCATCAGATCGATGCTTTTTTGGATCCCTTGTTTCTCCGCTTGCATGGGGAGTCTCGTCCGCCTGAACCGGTGTTCCTGGATCTCTACGGGGCACTCACGCAAGTGGGGATTTGGGCCGATGTGCAGATCGCCAAGGGATCCAGCCGTTCCTACCCTGAGGTGGAGGAATTAACTGAGTTCGCTACAGCCCTGCTCTGCTGGAGGCCAGAGTTGGCCTCTGTGCTCAGTCGGGAGGAGATCCACGCCTACCTAGAGGGGATCCTGGAGTACCGGGACGGTCGTTACTGGCTGAATGACCAAGCCAATCAGATGGCCATGGTGAGCTGGCAGAAGGGCTAG
- the era gene encoding GTPase Era → MVNLPTDSVPTVSGELDGIERPSNPSAAPEDLPSYGIPTAPPGFKSGFVALIGRPNVGKSTLLNALVGQKIAITSPVAQTTRNRLQGILSLPEAQIIWVDTPGIHKPHHRLGEILVHNAQAAMAAVDAILFVVDGSVPAGRGDAFIAERIPAHSPCVIVCNKSDLAPKDAQTRQAHQESYQALRPQAPVVWVSGLDPSSLDPLLRATIDLLPNGPYYYPPDLVTDQPERFIMAELIREQVLLHTREEVPHSVAVNIDQVEETPSLTRILATLSVERDSQKGILIGKRGEMLKQIGQAARLQIQKLILGKVYLELFVKVRPHWRRSERTLGDLGYRAET, encoded by the coding sequence ATGGTGAATCTTCCTACCGACTCTGTACCCACTGTCTCAGGGGAGCTAGACGGAATTGAAAGACCCTCCAATCCTTCCGCAGCGCCAGAAGATTTGCCCTCCTACGGGATCCCAACTGCGCCGCCGGGGTTTAAGTCGGGCTTTGTGGCCTTAATCGGGCGGCCCAATGTCGGCAAATCCACCCTGCTCAATGCCCTGGTTGGCCAAAAAATTGCCATTACCTCGCCGGTTGCCCAAACCACCCGCAACCGCCTGCAGGGGATCCTCTCCTTGCCGGAAGCCCAGATCATCTGGGTGGATACCCCCGGTATCCACAAGCCCCACCATCGGCTGGGGGAAATTTTGGTCCACAATGCCCAGGCTGCCATGGCCGCTGTCGATGCCATCCTCTTTGTGGTGGATGGATCCGTGCCCGCCGGTCGAGGGGATGCCTTTATCGCCGAGCGGATCCCGGCCCACTCTCCCTGTGTGATCGTCTGCAATAAGTCGGATCTTGCCCCCAAGGATGCTCAAACTCGGCAAGCCCATCAGGAAAGCTACCAAGCCCTGCGGCCCCAAGCCCCTGTGGTGTGGGTCTCTGGGCTGGATCCCAGCAGTTTGGATCCCTTGCTCCGAGCCACCATCGATTTACTTCCCAATGGGCCTTACTACTACCCGCCGGATTTGGTGACGGATCAGCCGGAGCGCTTCATCATGGCCGAGCTGATTCGAGAACAGGTGCTGCTGCACACCCGTGAGGAAGTCCCCCATTCGGTGGCGGTGAATATTGATCAAGTGGAAGAAACCCCCAGCCTAACGCGCATCTTGGCCACCCTCTCGGTGGAGCGGGACTCACAAAAGGGGATCCTGATCGGCAAACGGGGGGAAATGCTCAAGCAAATCGGCCAGGCTGCCCGCCTGCAAATCCAGAAGCTCATCCTAGGCAAAGTGTATCTGGAGCTTTTCGTGAAGGTGAGGCCCCATTGGCGGCGGTCGGAGCGCACCCTTGGCGATTTGGGCTATCGAGCCGAAACTTGA